A part of Streptomyces sp. NBC_01210 genomic DNA contains:
- a CDS encoding NUDIX domain-containing protein, translating into MTQPGGVELFDADRLRLVEAPPPRLSPEDRRAMDDAWDAAVLANPALFDGPVAACTGLKREGPQSLALTWVRASYRLYALRGVPGASVRLPSLFVAVAQPADDGRLLLGRMSPWTTSPGRWQLPGGSVDPPPDREPLDLAALRRHAARELAEETGIGTPSDDLTLWQVTRGANGSVGVLFQAPPHPVSWLHERYAALTSCERARCRDPELDRIALVRSPADLAGLTGPHVDYLEPVVRRHGQFWFTGQTAAGSQRAGQARR; encoded by the coding sequence GTGACACAGCCTGGCGGCGTCGAACTCTTCGACGCCGACCGGCTCCGCCTGGTCGAGGCCCCGCCGCCCCGGCTGTCGCCGGAGGACCGTCGGGCCATGGACGACGCCTGGGACGCGGCGGTCCTGGCCAACCCGGCCCTGTTCGACGGGCCGGTGGCGGCGTGCACGGGTTTGAAACGGGAGGGGCCGCAGAGCCTCGCCCTGACCTGGGTACGGGCGAGCTACCGGCTCTACGCCCTGCGCGGGGTGCCCGGCGCGAGTGTGCGACTGCCGTCCCTGTTCGTGGCCGTCGCGCAACCGGCGGACGACGGGCGTCTGCTGCTGGGGCGGATGTCCCCCTGGACGACCTCGCCCGGCCGCTGGCAGCTCCCGGGCGGCTCGGTCGACCCCCCGCCGGACCGTGAACCGCTCGATCTGGCCGCCCTCCGCCGCCACGCGGCCCGGGAGTTGGCCGAGGAGACCGGCATCGGCACCCCCTCCGACGACCTCACCCTCTGGCAGGTCACCCGGGGCGCGAACGGCAGCGTCGGTGTCCTGTTCCAGGCCCCGCCCCACCCGGTGTCATGGCTGCACGAGCGGTACGCGGCCCTCACGTCCTGCGAACGTGCCCGCTGCCGCGACCCGGAACTTGACCGGATCGCCCTCGTCCGCTCCCCCGCCGACCTGGCCGGCCTCACCGGCCCGCACGTGGACTACTTGGAGCCGGTCGTCCGCCGCCACGGTCAGTTCTGGTTCACCGGCCAGACTGCCGCCGGATCGCAGCGTGCCGGGCAGGCCAGGAGATAG
- a CDS encoding DUF397 domain-containing protein: MASNGIDLRTAVWRKSSYSNGSGGNCVEVAEAFPGAARWRKSTYSNGDGGNCVEVCDAHTGIVPVRDSKLPHGPVLTLTAPAWTSFVASLKSAATA, translated from the coding sequence ATGGCAAGCAACGGCATTGACTTGAGAACGGCCGTCTGGCGCAAGAGTAGCTACAGCAACGGCAGCGGGGGGAACTGCGTCGAGGTCGCCGAGGCCTTTCCCGGCGCCGCCCGCTGGCGCAAGAGCACCTACAGCAACGGCGACGGCGGCAACTGCGTCGAGGTCTGCGACGCCCACACGGGCATCGTCCCCGTCCGCGACTCCAAGCTCCCCCACGGCCCGGTCCTCACGCTCACGGCCCCCGCCTGGACGTCGTTCGTCGCCTCCCTCAAGTCCGCCGCCACCGCGTGA